One Sanguibacter keddieii DSM 10542 genomic window carries:
- the rpsS gene encoding 30S ribosomal protein S19, producing MPRSLKKGPFVDGHLQKKVDVQNEKGTKNVIKTWSRRSVITPDFLGHTFAVHDGRKHTPVFVTESMVGHKLGEFAPTRTFRGHVKDDKKGRRR from the coding sequence ATGCCTCGTAGCCTCAAGAAGGGCCCCTTCGTTGACGGTCACCTTCAGAAGAAGGTGGACGTCCAGAACGAGAAGGGGACCAAGAACGTCATCAAGACCTGGTCCCGTCGGTCGGTCATCACGCCCGACTTCCTCGGTCACACGTTTGCCGTGCACGACGGACGCAAGCACACCCCGGTGTTCGTCACCGAGTCGATGGTGGGTCACAAGCTCGGCGAGTTCGCTCCGACGCGCACCTTCCGCGGCCACGTGAAGGACGACAAGAAGGGCCGTCGCCGCTGA
- the rplB gene encoding 50S ribosomal protein L2 translates to MGIRKYKPTTPGRRGASVADFVEITRSEPEKSLIRPLHKTGGRNSSGRITTRHKGGGHKRAYRVIDFRRHDKDGVPAKVAHIEYDPNRTARIALLHYADGEKRYIIAPNKLRQGDAIENGAGADIKPGNNLPLRNIPTGTVIHAIELKPGGGAKIARSAGVSVQLVAKDGNFAQLRMPSGEIRNVDLRCRATVGEVGNAEQSNINWGKAGRMRWKGKRPTVRGVAMNPIDHPHGGGEGKTSGGRHPVSPWGQAEGRTRRPNKASDKLIVRRRRTGNKKR, encoded by the coding sequence ATGGGAATCCGTAAGTACAAGCCGACGACGCCCGGACGCCGCGGCGCCAGCGTCGCCGACTTCGTCGAGATCACGCGCTCGGAGCCGGAGAAGTCGCTGATCCGCCCGCTCCACAAGACCGGTGGCCGTAACAGCTCCGGCCGTATCACCACCCGTCACAAGGGTGGTGGCCACAAGCGTGCGTACCGCGTCATCGACTTCCGTCGCCACGACAAGGACGGCGTGCCCGCCAAGGTCGCTCACATCGAGTACGACCCGAACCGGACCGCCCGCATCGCGCTGCTGCACTACGCGGACGGCGAGAAGCGCTACATCATCGCCCCGAACAAGCTGCGTCAGGGTGACGCGATCGAGAACGGCGCCGGCGCTGACATCAAGCCTGGCAACAACCTGCCTCTTCGCAACATCCCGACCGGTACGGTCATCCACGCCATCGAGCTCAAGCCCGGCGGCGGCGCGAAGATCGCACGTTCGGCCGGTGTGTCGGTGCAGCTCGTCGCCAAGGACGGCAACTTCGCGCAGCTGCGCATGCCGTCCGGCGAGATCCGCAACGTCGACCTGCGCTGCCGCGCGACGGTCGGCGAGGTGGGCAACGCCGAGCAGTCGAACATCAACTGGGGCAAGGCCGGCCGCATGCGCTGGAAGGGCAAGCGCCCGACCGTCCGTGGTGTCGCCATGAACCCGATCGACCACCCGCACGGTGGTGGTGAAGGGAAGACCTCCGGTGGTCGTCACCCTGTCAGCCCCTGGGGCCAGGCAGAGGGTCGCACCCGTCGTCCCAACAAGGCGAGCGACAAGCTCATCGTCCGTCGCCGTCGTACCGGCAACAAGAAGCGTTGA
- the rplW gene encoding 50S ribosomal protein L23 — MSTTVQKDPRDILIAPVLSEKSYGLLDEGKYTFLVDPRANKTEIKIAIEKIFDVKVASVNTINRKGKTRRTRFGIGKRKDTKRAIVSLREGSIDMFGGPVG; from the coding sequence GTGAGCACCACCGTCCAGAAGGACCCGCGCGACATCCTGATCGCACCGGTCCTCTCCGAGAAGAGCTACGGCCTGCTCGACGAGGGGAAGTACACCTTCCTCGTCGACCCGCGGGCGAACAAGACGGAGATCAAGATCGCCATCGAGAAGATCTTCGATGTCAAGGTCGCCTCCGTCAACACGATCAACCGCAAGGGCAAGACCCGGCGGACCCGTTTCGGTATCGGCAAGCGCAAGGACACCAAGCGTGCAATCGTCTCCCTCCGCGAGGGTTCGATTGACATGTTCGGTGGCCCGGTCGGCTGA
- the rplD gene encoding 50S ribosomal protein L4, with product MSETLTVDVIDAKGKKAGTADLPAEVFDVQTNIPLIHQVVVAQLAAARQGTHDTKNRGEVRGGGRKPYKQKGTGRARQGSTRAPQFAGGGVVHGPTPRDYSQRTPKKMKAAALRGALSDRARAGRIHVVTGFGIDGSPSTKQALTSLANLAPRRNVLVVLERGDELTVKSLRNAEQVHLLVADQLNTYDVLVSDDVVFTKGALDAFLAGPTTGSSVKAVATESESAQLAKEDAK from the coding sequence ATGTCTGAAACGCTCACCGTCGACGTCATCGACGCCAAGGGCAAGAAGGCCGGCACCGCCGACCTCCCCGCCGAGGTGTTCGACGTCCAGACGAACATCCCGCTGATCCACCAGGTCGTCGTCGCGCAGCTCGCTGCAGCCCGTCAGGGCACGCACGACACCAAGAACCGCGGCGAGGTCCGCGGTGGTGGACGCAAGCCGTACAAGCAGAAGGGGACCGGCCGCGCCCGTCAGGGCTCGACCCGTGCTCCTCAGTTCGCCGGTGGTGGAGTCGTCCACGGCCCCACGCCTCGCGACTACTCCCAGCGCACCCCCAAGAAGATGAAGGCTGCTGCTCTCCGCGGCGCCCTCTCCGACCGGGCTCGCGCCGGCCGTATTCACGTCGTGACCGGCTTCGGCATCGACGGCTCGCCGTCGACCAAGCAGGCTCTCACCTCGCTGGCCAACCTCGCTCCTCGTCGCAACGTCCTCGTTGTGCTCGAGCGCGGTGACGAGCTCACGGTGAAGTCGCTCCGCAACGCTGAGCAGGTGCACCTCCTGGTCGCTGACCAGCTCAACACCTACGACGTGCTCGTCTCTGACGACGTGGTCTTCACCAAGGGCGCGCTCGACGCGTTCCTCGCTGGGCCCACGACTGGTTCTTCGGTCAAGGCCGTCGCGACCGAGTCCGAGTCGGCACAGCTCGCGAAGGAGGACGCCAAGTGA
- the rplC gene encoding 50S ribosomal protein L3, producing MATQQNERPVTAVLGTKLGMTQVWDEAGRLVPVTVVQVGTNVVTQVRTAELDGYAAVQLAYGQIDPRKVSQPLKGHFEKAGVTPRRHVTEIRTSDAGEFTLGQELTAEAFASGSVVDVIGTTKGKGFAGVMKRHGFHGVGASHGAHKNHRKPGSIGGASTPSRVFKGVRMAGRMGVDRQTTQNLTVHAVDAEKGLLLVKGAVPGPKGGVVLVRSAAKGA from the coding sequence ATGGCTACCCAGCAGAACGAACGGCCCGTGACGGCCGTGCTCGGAACCAAGCTCGGGATGACCCAGGTCTGGGACGAGGCAGGACGCCTCGTTCCCGTGACCGTGGTCCAGGTCGGCACCAACGTGGTGACCCAGGTCCGTACCGCTGAGCTCGACGGCTACGCAGCCGTCCAGCTCGCCTACGGCCAGATCGACCCGCGCAAGGTCTCGCAGCCGCTGAAGGGTCACTTCGAGAAGGCCGGGGTCACCCCCCGCCGTCACGTGACCGAGATCCGTACGTCCGACGCCGGCGAGTTCACGCTCGGCCAGGAGCTCACCGCCGAGGCCTTCGCCTCCGGCAGTGTCGTCGACGTCATCGGCACCACCAAGGGCAAGGGCTTCGCCGGAGTCATGAAGCGCCACGGCTTCCACGGAGTCGGCGCGTCCCACGGTGCTCACAAGAACCACCGCAAGCCCGGCTCGATCGGTGGGGCCTCGACCCCGTCGCGCGTGTTCAAGGGTGTGCGCATGGCTGGTCGGATGGGTGTTGACCGTCAGACCACGCAGAACCTGACCGTTCACGCGGTCGACGCCGAGAAGGGCCTGCTGCTCGTCAAGGGTGCAGTGCCCGGTCCTAAGGGCGGCGTCGTCCTCGTGCGTAGTGCCGCGAAGGGTGCGTGA
- the rpsJ gene encoding 30S ribosomal protein S10 — MAGQKIRIRLKSYDHEVIDSSARKIVDTVTRAGATVVGPVPLPTEKNVFCVIRSPHKYKDSREHFEMRTHKRLIDIIDPTPKAVDSLMRLDLPADVNIEIKL; from the coding sequence ATGGCGGGACAGAAGATCCGCATCCGGCTCAAGTCCTACGACCACGAGGTCATCGACAGCTCGGCGCGCAAGATCGTCGACACGGTGACACGCGCTGGTGCGACGGTCGTGGGCCCGGTGCCGTTGCCGACGGAGAAGAACGTGTTCTGCGTTATCCGTTCGCCTCACAAGTACAAGGACAGCCGCGAGCACTTTGAGATGCGCACGCACAAGCGGCTCATCGACATCATCGATCCCACGCCGAAGGCGGTCGACTCGCTCATGCGTCTCGACCTGCCCGCGGACGTGAACATCGAGATCAAGCTCTGA